From the genome of Thermoflexus hugenholtzii, one region includes:
- a CDS encoding ATP-binding protein, with protein sequence MGEGWRRPGALQAFLREPDPEAMAETLVAFANTDGGALLIGVDPEGRAVGVDPQEVEDALRRALAQCRPPVKTRWEQGEVDGRTVIILHVPRSPELHSLADGRVLIRRGAENRPLEGREIQQLAATKAVGDYEAEVVPGAGREDLDEAMIEEYVSKREARQRRRISGTVEDLLVEIGALTPDGRPTVAGILLFGKQPQRFLPQSGVVFVKFPGVGLQGEGGLPGYARREEIGGPLARVIERAWEVVWEEMQLGAVVRGLEREERPEYPPFAVREAIVNAVCHRDYRLRGRRIEIRKFADRLEVISPGGLPGHITLDNIVEEHYSRNPRIVSGLFYWGYIEELGLGIDRMIEEMVRAGHPQPKFQETPYSFTVILYNRQERPPIPAGEPPMNERQLKALQYVREHGRITNREYQQLCPGVSPETLRLDLADLVRRGILLKIGDKRGTYYILK encoded by the coding sequence ATGGGAGAGGGGTGGCGCAGGCCGGGCGCGCTGCAGGCCTTCCTGAGGGAACCGGATCCTGAGGCCATGGCGGAGACGCTGGTGGCCTTCGCCAACACCGATGGCGGGGCCCTGCTCATCGGCGTGGATCCGGAGGGGAGAGCGGTGGGGGTGGATCCGCAGGAAGTGGAGGACGCCCTCCGCCGCGCCCTCGCCCAATGCCGGCCTCCGGTGAAGACGCGGTGGGAGCAGGGCGAGGTGGATGGCCGGACCGTGATCATCCTCCACGTCCCCCGCAGTCCGGAGCTCCACAGCCTGGCCGACGGGCGCGTGCTGATCCGTCGGGGCGCGGAGAACCGCCCCCTGGAAGGCCGGGAGATCCAGCAGCTGGCGGCCACCAAAGCCGTCGGCGATTACGAGGCGGAGGTGGTCCCCGGCGCAGGGCGCGAGGACCTGGATGAGGCGATGATCGAGGAATATGTGAGCAAGCGAGAGGCCCGCCAGCGCCGGCGGATCAGCGGAACGGTGGAGGATCTCCTGGTGGAGATCGGGGCGCTGACCCCGGATGGGCGGCCCACGGTGGCCGGGATCCTGCTGTTCGGCAAGCAACCGCAGCGGTTCCTCCCCCAGAGCGGCGTGGTCTTCGTGAAGTTTCCCGGGGTTGGGCTCCAGGGCGAGGGCGGGCTCCCGGGCTATGCCCGACGGGAGGAGATCGGAGGTCCCCTGGCGCGCGTCATCGAGCGGGCCTGGGAAGTCGTCTGGGAGGAGATGCAGCTGGGGGCGGTGGTGCGCGGCCTGGAACGGGAGGAGCGGCCGGAGTATCCGCCCTTCGCGGTGCGGGAGGCCATCGTGAACGCGGTGTGCCATCGGGATTACCGGCTGCGGGGCCGGCGCATCGAGATCCGCAAGTTCGCCGACCGCCTGGAGGTGATCAGCCCGGGCGGGCTGCCGGGTCACATCACCCTGGACAACATCGTGGAGGAGCATTACTCCCGCAACCCGCGCATCGTCTCCGGTCTGTTCTACTGGGGCTACATCGAGGAGCTGGGCCTGGGGATCGATCGGATGATCGAGGAGATGGTCCGGGCGGGCCACCCCCAGCCGAAGTTCCAGGAGACGCCCTATTCGTTCACTGTCATCCTGTATAACCGGCAGGAGCGCCCTCCCATCCCGGCGGGGGAGCCTCCGATGAACGAACGCCAGCTGAAGGCGCTGCAGTATGTCCGGGAGCATGGGCGCATCACCAACCGGGAATACCAGCAGCTCTGCCCGGGGGTCTCCCCCGAAACCCTGCGCCTGGACCTCGCGGACCTGGTCCGCCGGGGGATCCTGCTCAAGATCGGCGACAAGCGCGGGACCTACTACATCCTGAAGTAG
- a CDS encoding HAMP domain-containing sensor histidine kinase: MVNWTPGFPVLSGVQIGVILALGWAVWQMGLLARMAWGREEGLPGEAWVYSGLGVLWQGLWAVAIWQGVPPLIRFTAWNLAGVVLSLLPMGALLWIGRFLERRLPRWAILLMGLGAGVALIAATLPYRPETGPALSAWWNARRIPGDPVLWSWGIREGIWGIGTALGLGWLGWAYLHIHRPLHRNRVAYEFLGTGLVALGEGLAWTPRSDWIALGWGVRGIGVTILALPMGWLELPSLRQVGRSLLTWGLSGILQIGLVLGILAGAAAARASLPGVVPVGLEWGGIALAIVLAQWWIGWPLHRWLRRRLLPAVDEPAAAVRRYGQTISNLLDVEALAQAAFTVLQETFGLRQGVLLLFEEQPDASLQARVIRGLGEAPDDPGRFAPDSPILQAWQKGRSLTQYEIDFGKAFQRADPAERRWLQRLGVELFVPIRAQAVLLGCLALGARSGVEAYSPADRDLLASMAEQTAAVLQNIRLVEDLRRLNARMAELNEDLARAARRLEKLDRVKTHFIEIASHELRTPLTHIRGYADLLAETLSGQDEPDGSLERILQGLRRAALRLEEIISAMLDISQIDAEALSIYPISIQIPTLVRMAVEPLEGAIAERRQKLIVEPMEDLPVIYGDLTRLVQALRHVVQNAIKFTPDGGTITLRARRVPAEEAGGSTDYVEIAVQDTGIGIDPEDQALIFEKFYRVGPIERHSTGAIKFKGAGPGLGLPLARGIIEAHGGRIWVESPGYDEVRCPGSTFYIWLPVVSRSED, translated from the coding sequence ATGGTGAACTGGACGCCCGGTTTTCCGGTCCTGAGTGGGGTGCAAATCGGGGTGATCCTGGCCCTGGGGTGGGCGGTCTGGCAGATGGGGCTCCTGGCCCGGATGGCCTGGGGAAGGGAAGAGGGGTTGCCGGGGGAGGCCTGGGTCTATAGCGGGCTGGGGGTCCTGTGGCAGGGGCTATGGGCGGTCGCCATCTGGCAGGGGGTTCCCCCGCTCATCCGGTTCACGGCCTGGAACCTCGCGGGCGTGGTGCTCTCCCTCTTGCCGATGGGAGCTCTCCTGTGGATCGGACGGTTCCTGGAGCGCCGGCTTCCCCGCTGGGCGATCCTGCTGATGGGTCTGGGGGCGGGGGTCGCGCTGATCGCGGCAACCTTGCCCTATCGGCCGGAGACCGGCCCGGCGCTTTCCGCGTGGTGGAACGCCAGGCGCATCCCCGGCGACCCGGTCCTGTGGTCCTGGGGGATCCGGGAGGGGATCTGGGGGATCGGGACGGCCCTGGGGCTGGGATGGCTGGGATGGGCCTACCTTCACATCCACCGGCCTCTCCATCGGAACCGGGTCGCCTATGAGTTTCTGGGGACGGGGCTGGTGGCCCTGGGCGAGGGCCTGGCCTGGACCCCTCGGAGCGACTGGATCGCGCTGGGGTGGGGGGTCCGGGGGATCGGGGTCACGATCCTGGCGCTCCCGATGGGATGGCTGGAGCTGCCCTCTTTGCGGCAGGTCGGGCGATCCCTGCTAACGTGGGGGCTTAGCGGGATCCTGCAGATCGGTCTGGTCTTGGGGATCCTGGCGGGGGCAGCGGCCGCGCGGGCGTCCCTGCCTGGGGTGGTCCCGGTGGGGCTGGAGTGGGGAGGGATCGCGCTGGCCATCGTCCTGGCGCAATGGTGGATTGGATGGCCGTTGCACAGGTGGCTCCGGCGGCGGCTGTTGCCCGCCGTGGACGAGCCCGCTGCCGCGGTCCGGCGATATGGTCAAACGATCAGCAACCTGCTGGATGTAGAGGCGCTGGCGCAGGCCGCCTTCACGGTGCTGCAGGAGACCTTCGGGCTCCGGCAGGGGGTCCTCCTGCTATTCGAAGAACAGCCGGACGCGTCGCTGCAGGCGCGGGTGATCCGGGGCCTGGGGGAAGCGCCGGATGACCCGGGCCGCTTCGCCCCTGACAGCCCAATCTTGCAGGCGTGGCAGAAGGGCCGTTCCCTCACCCAGTATGAGATCGACTTCGGAAAGGCGTTCCAGCGCGCGGATCCTGCGGAGCGGCGCTGGCTGCAGCGCCTGGGCGTCGAGCTCTTCGTCCCCATCCGCGCGCAGGCGGTGCTCCTGGGGTGTCTGGCCCTGGGGGCTCGCAGCGGGGTGGAGGCCTATAGCCCGGCGGATCGGGATCTGCTGGCCTCCATGGCGGAGCAGACGGCCGCGGTGCTGCAGAACATCCGCCTGGTGGAGGATCTGCGGCGCCTGAACGCGCGCATGGCCGAGCTGAACGAGGACCTGGCCCGGGCGGCCCGACGGCTGGAGAAGCTGGATCGGGTCAAGACCCACTTCATCGAGATCGCCTCCCACGAGCTCCGGACCCCCCTCACCCACATCCGGGGGTATGCGGATCTGCTGGCGGAAACCCTGAGCGGGCAGGACGAGCCCGATGGCTCCCTGGAGCGCATCCTGCAGGGCCTCCGCCGTGCCGCCCTGCGCCTGGAGGAGATCATCAGCGCCATGCTGGATATCTCGCAGATCGACGCGGAGGCCCTTTCCATCTATCCCATCTCCATCCAGATCCCCACCCTGGTCCGCATGGCGGTGGAGCCGCTGGAGGGGGCGATCGCGGAGCGACGGCAGAAGCTGATCGTGGAGCCGATGGAGGACCTGCCGGTGATCTACGGGGATCTGACCCGGCTGGTGCAGGCCCTGCGTCACGTGGTGCAGAACGCCATCAAGTTCACCCCGGACGGGGGGACGATCACCCTGCGCGCCCGCCGGGTCCCGGCGGAGGAGGCCGGCGGCTCCACGGACTATGTGGAGATCGCGGTGCAGGACACGGGGATCGGCATCGATCCGGAGGATCAGGCCCTGATCTTCGAGAAGTTCTACCGGGTGGGGCCGATTGAGCGGCACTCCACGGGCGCGATCAAGTTCAAAGGTGCGGGCCCCGGGCTGGGGTTGCCCCTGGCGCGGGGGATCATCGAGGC